From the genome of Triticum aestivum cultivar Chinese Spring chromosome 3B, IWGSC CS RefSeq v2.1, whole genome shotgun sequence, one region includes:
- the LOC123070234 gene encoding putative pentatricopeptide repeat-containing protein At5g52630 — protein sequence MPALSFPSTQSTQKVQAAVKSNWSHMTPPLPPLAAAPACARTLADLLVALSAARALPKGQQLHGHLLKGGHLPAVASSHALLAHHLLTFYARCSLPELSLRAFLDLPAAPSPAAWSSLISSFAQNGLPAAAFDAFRRMLAAGVPATDRSIPPAAKAVAAAADSSRPPLAPHALHGLASKTPFAGDVFVGSAVLDMYAKCGNLADARRVFDEMPERNVVSWSALIGGYADAGMHPAALCIFRSALEEAVQVNDFTVSCIVRVCAAATLFELGAQVHARSIKTALDASPFVGSSLVSLYSKCGLVDCAYRVFSAAPERNLGIWNAVLIASAQHGHTSTAFERFTKMQNAGFRPNFITFLCLLTACSHAGLVDEGKRYFSLMKEYRIEPQVEHYAAMVDLLGRVGRITEALDLIESMPMEPPDSVWGALLMACRMFKDADTAAIAAKRLFETGSRSSGAHMLLSSTYAAAGRHVDAALARKAMRDAGIRKETGLSWLEAAGEVHTFVSNCRRHPRSNEIYNVLEKVGKKMAAAGYVADTGAVVKDVDRNEKCASLGYHSERLAIGLGLLIVPEGVPIRVMKNLRVCDDCHNAVKYLSKCTGRVVVLRDNRRFHRFEDGLCSCGDFW from the coding sequence ATGCCAGCACTATCCTTTCCGTCCACGCAGTCTACACAAAAAGTTCAAGCGGCAGTCAAGTCGAACTGGAGCCATAtgaccccgccgttgccgccgctcGCCGCGGCTCCCGCCTGCGCGCGCACGCTGGCCGACCTCCTAGTTGCGCTCTCAGCCGCCCGCGCGCTCCCCAAGGgccagcagctccatggccatcttcTCAAGGGCGGCCATCTCCCCGCCGTCGCCTCCTCGCATGCGCTGCTCGCCCACCACCTCCTCACCTTCTACGCCCGCTGCTCGCTCCCCGAACTTTCCCTCCGCGCCTTCCTCGATCTCCCCGCTGCCCCCTCCCCCGCCGCATGGTCCTCCCTCATATCCTCCTTCGCCCAGAACGGCCTCCCCGCCGCAGCCTTTGACGCCTTCCGCCGCATGCTCGCGGCCGGGGTCCCCGCCACCGACCGCTCCATCCCCCCCGCTGCCAAGGCCGTCGCAgctgccgcggactcctcgcgcccTCCGCTTGCCCCGCATGCCCTCCATGGCCTTGCCTCCAAGACGCCGTTCGCGGGCGACGTGTTCGTGGGCTCGGCGGTTCTTGACATGTATGCCAAGTGCGGGAACCTTGCGGACGCCCGCcgggtgttcgacgaaatgccggaGCGGAATGTTGTCTCGTGGTCTGCCCTCATTGGTGGCTACGCGGATGCTGGGATGCATCCTGCAGCGCTCTGCATCTTCCGCTCGGCACTGGAGGAGGCTGTGCAGGTCAATGACTTCACAGTTTCGTGCATTGTTCGTGTGTGTGCTGCAGCCACACTCTTTGAGCTTGGGGCTCAGGTGCATGCCCGGTCTATAAAGACAGCACTTGATGCATCGCCGTTTGTGGGCAGCTCGCTTGTTTCTCTGTACTCCAAGTGTGGCCTTGTGGATTGTGCTTACCGGGTGTTTAGTGCAGCACCTGAGAGAAACCTTGGGATTTGGAACGCAGTGCTCATTGCATCTGCACAGCATGGCCATACTTCCACAGCATTTGAACGTTTCACAAAGATGCAGAATGCCGGGTTCCGTCCTAACTTCATTACCTTCCTGTGTTTACTCACAGCATGTAGCCACGCTGGTCTTGTCGATGAGGGGAAGCGATATTTTTCCCTCATGAAAGAATATAGAATTGAACCGCAGGTTGAACATTATGCTGCAATGGTTGACCTACTTGGTCGTGTAGGACGTATAACTGAAGCACTGGACCTTATTGAGTCAATGCCCATGGAACCACCTGACTCTGTTTGGGGTGCACTCCTAATGGCATGTCGCATGTTCAAGGATGCAGACACTGCGGCAATTGCTGCAAAGAGACTGTTTGAGACAGGGTCTCGCAGCTCTGGTGCACACATGCTCTTGTCAAGCACGTATGCAGCTGCGGGAAGGCATGTCGATGCAGCACTTGCAAGGAAGGCAATGCGTGATGCAGGTATACGGAAAGAGACTGGTCTTAGCTGGCTTGAGGCTGCAGGAGAGGTGCATACCTTTGTTTCAAACTGCAGGAGACATCCAAGAAGCAACGAAATTTATAATGTGCTGGAGAAAGTTGGTAAGAAAATGGCGGCAGCTGGTTATGTGGCAGACACTGGTGCAGTAGTTAAGGATGTGGACAGAAATGAGAAGTGCGCATCACTGGGGTATCACAGCGAAAGGCTAGCAATAGGGTTAGGGCTCTTGATTGTTCCGGAAGGTGTGCCAATCCGAGTTATGAAGAACTTAAGAGTGTGTGATGATTGTCACAATGCAGTTAAGTATCTCAGTAAGTGTACAGGAAGAGTTGTGGTTCTCAGGGATAATCGTCGATTCCACCGGTTTGAAGATGGGTTGTGCTCTTGTGGGGATTTCTGGTGA